From the Prunus dulcis chromosome 4, ALMONDv2, whole genome shotgun sequence genome, one window contains:
- the LOC117626237 gene encoding uncharacterized protein LOC117626237, which translates to METDVGAWTGKVPNYLRMVVEDSSNREDMSTFSSSSEKIDEDLKASAQDIASYQVVLSTDGKIVGFQPLGSVAVNHWAANPLAKELYRGRKLSPGLTEPVLKVQRPNEVAVIELLMSVNSDACFALARPVR; encoded by the exons ATGGAAACAGATGTGGGTGCTTGGACTGGTAAAGTACCAAATTACTTGAGGATGGTAGTTGAAGATTCGTCCAACAGGGAAGACATGtcaactttttcttcctcttcagaGAAAATTGATGAAGATTTGAAAGCATCAGCACAAGATATCGCTAGTTATCAG GTGGTTCTGTCAACCGATGGTAAGATAGTGGGCTTCCAACCTTTGGGCAGTGTGGCTGTTAACCATTGGGCTGCCAATCCCTTAGCAAAAGAATTATATAGAGGGCGAAAACTTTCACCTG GTTTAACAGAACCGGTTCTTAAGGTCCAGCGTCCAAATGAGGTTGCTGTCATAGAGTTGTTGATGTCAGTAAATTCAGATGCCTGTTTTGCTTTGGCCAGGCCAGTTCGATAA